The Hippoglossus hippoglossus isolate fHipHip1 chromosome 2, fHipHip1.pri, whole genome shotgun sequence genome includes a region encoding these proteins:
- the LOC117772480 gene encoding rho guanine nucleotide exchange factor 7-like isoform X2, translating to MNSAEQTVTWLITLGVLESPKKSISDPEGFLQTSLQDGAVLCRLLERLRPGTVDKFFQEPRGDSDCQRNIGEFIKGCGSFCVEPFEVSDLLQGLNFTKVLNCLVALNKATEDLGVSEDSVCVSHSSTSRIKSFDSLNTQSRSSKLHQPQYRSLDMSEGSGCVQLLVKARFPFQQTNEDELSFDKGDIISVFRQEDGGWWEGSNNGKTGWFPSNYVRELKGSDKTLEKPKSGTLKSPPKGFDTTIISKTYYNVVLQNILETETEYSRELQSLLGSYLRSLHPTDRLSSVDIGHIQGNLEEISTFQQMLVQSLEEHTKLPESQQRIGGFFLSLIPQMKILYVAYCSSHPSAVNVLTQHSEALGEYMESKGASTPGILTLTTSLSKPFTRLQRYPTLLKELDRHMEDQHPDRADLHASMAAFKTLSAQCQEVRKRKDLELQILTEPIRNWEGDDIRTLGPVQHMSQAKVHTQNCQESNERYLVLFPHTLLVLSASMRMSGFIYQGRMSLSGMLISRIEDGENLKNAFEISGAQSERMQVACNTQQELQEWLDLLTKHTHTRAALAHKHQSVCHTLPSHPVTPTRHSESRGGSSGHTYHTLPHPASYGTPHGSNPMWGPLEPPSTPKPWSLSCLRPAPPLRPCAALCLKEDMSKSPKNMKKLLPKRKPERKPSEEDFTVRKSTAALEEDAQILKVIEAYCTSAKTRQTLNSSSSRKDVQMLFPEEEKIIVEETRSNGQTVVEERSLVDTVYSLKDEVQELKQDNKRMKRTLEEEQRARKEMERVIRRVLKSMDDPTWDETNL from the exons ATGAATTCAGCCGAGCAGACGGTAACGTGGCTCATCACGCTGGGGGTCCTGGAGTCCCCCAAGAAGAGCATCTCGGACCCAGAGGGTTTCCTCCAGACGTCCCTGCAGGACGGAGCGGTGCTGTGCCGGCTGCTGGAGCGACTCCGACCCGGGACGGTGGACAAA TTCTTCCAGGAGCCGAGGGGCGACAGCGACTGTCAGAGGAACATCGGAGAGTTCATTAAGGGCTGCGGCtctttctgtgtggag CCTTTCGAGGTCAGCGACCTCCTGCAGGGGCTGAACTTCACCAAGGTGCTGAACTGCCTGGTTGCCCTGAACAAAGCTACTGAAG ATTTAGGTGTTTctgaggacagtgtgtgtgtgtcacactccTCAACATCCAGGATCAAGTCATTTGATTCTCTCAACACTCAGAGTCGCTCCTCCAAACTGCATCAGCCTCAGTACCGCAGCCTG GACATGTCGGAGGGCAGTGGGTGTGTCCAGTTGCTGGTCAAGGCGCGCTTCCCCTTCCAGCAGACCAATGAGGACGAGCTCTCTTTCGACAagggtgacatcatcagtgtgttCAGGCAGGAGGATGGGGGCTGGTGGGAAGGCTCGAACAACGGCAAGACCGGATGGTTCCCCAGTAACTATGTGCGGGAGCTGAAAGGAAGTG ATAAAACGTTAGAAAAGCCAAAGTCTGGGACTCTAAAAAGTCCACCCAAGGGTTTCGACACCACGATCATCAGTAAGACGTACTACAACGTG gtCCTGCAGAACATCCTGGAAACAGAGACTGAATACTCCAGAGAACTACAGAGTCTCCTGGGCTCATACCTCCGCTCACTTCACCCCACAGACAG ACTCAGCAGCGTCGACATCGGTCACATTCAAGGAAATCTGGAGGAGATCTCGACCTTCCAGCAGATGTTGGTTCAGTCCTTAGAGGAGCACACAAA ACTCCCAGAGAGCCAGCAGAGGATTGGGGGGTTCTTCCTGAGTCTGATTCCCCAGATGAAGATCCTCTACGTGGCCTATTGCTCCAGCCACCCGTCTGCTGTCAATGTGCTCACACAACACAG TGAGGCGCTCGGGGAGTACATGGAGTCAAAGGGGGCGTCCACTCCAGGGATCCTGACTCTGACCACGAGTCTGAGTAAACCCTTCACCAGACTGCAGAGATACCCCACGCTGCTGAAAGAACTGGACAGACACATGGAG gACCAACACCCTGACAGAGCTGATCTCCATGCTTCAATGGCGGCCTTCAAAACCCTTtca gcTCAGTGTcaggaggtgaggaagaggaaggaccTGGAGTTGCAGATTTTAACGGAGCCAATCAGAAACTGGGAGGGGGATGACATCAGAACCCTCGGCCCCGTCCAGCACATGTCTCAGGCCAAGGTCCACACGCAGAACTGTCAG gagtCAAACGAACGCTACCTTGTCCTCTTCCCTCACACACTGCTCGTTCTATCTGCCAGCATGAGAATGAGTGGATTCATCTATCAG GGGAGGATGTCACTGTCAGGGATGCTCATCTCCAGAATAGAGGACGGAGAAAACCTGAAGAACGCTTTTGAAATATCGG GTGCTCAGAGTGAGCGGATGCAGGTGGCGTGTAACACTCAGCAGGAACTACAGGAATGGCTGGACCTtctcaccaaacacacacacactcgagcCGCACTCGCACACAAGCATCAGTCCGTCTGTCACACA TTGCCGTCCCACCCAGTCACTCCCACCAGACACTCTGAGTCCCGTGGAGGGAGCAGCGGACACACCTACCACACCCTTCCCCATCCCGCCTCATACGGGACACCTCACGGAAGCAACCCAATGTGGGGGCCCCTTGAGCCACCGAGCACCCCCAAACCCTGGAGCCTGAGCTGCCTTCGCCCTGCGCCTCCGCTTCGGCCGTGCGCTGCTCTCTGCCTCAAGGAG GATATGAGCAAAAGTCCTAAAAACATGAAGAAGCTGCTCCCGAAGAGGAAGCCAGAGAGGAAACCTTCAGAAGAGGACTTCACTGTCAGAAAGA GCACCGCAGCTCTAGAGGAGGACGCTCAGATACTGAAAGTGATCGAGGCGTACTGCACCAGCGCCAAGACACGACAGACTCTCAACTCCA gctccagcaggaaggaCGTTCAAATGTTGTtcccagaggaggagaagatcaTAGTGGAGGAAACCAGGAGCAACGGACAGactgtggtggaggagag GAGTTTGGTGGACACTGTGTACAGCCTCAAGGATGAAGTTCAGGAACTCAAACAG GACAataagaggatgaagaggacgctggaggaggagcagcgagcgaggaaggagatggagagggtCATCAGGAGGGTTCTGAAGAGCATGGACGACCCAACCTGGGACGAGACAAACCTCTGA
- the LOC117772480 gene encoding rho guanine nucleotide exchange factor 7-like isoform X1: MNSAEQTVTWLITLGVLESPKKSISDPEGFLQTSLQDGAVLCRLLERLRPGTVDKFFQEPRGDSDCQRNIGEFIKGCGSFCVEPFEVSDLLQGLNFTKVLNCLVALNKATEDLGVSEDSVCVSHSSTSRIKSFDSLNTQSRSSKLHQPQYRSLDMSEGSGCVQLLVKARFPFQQTNEDELSFDKGDIISVFRQEDGGWWEGSNNGKTGWFPSNYVRELKGSDKTLEKPKSGTLKSPPKGFDTTIISKTYYNVVLQNILETETEYSRELQSLLGSYLRSLHPTDRLSSVDIGHIQGNLEEISTFQQMLVQSLEEHTKLPESQQRIGGFFLSLIPQMKILYVAYCSSHPSAVNVLTQHSEALGEYMESKGASTPGILTLTTSLSKPFTRLQRYPTLLKELDRHMEDQHPDRADLHASMAAFKTLSAQCQEVRKRKDLELQILTEPIRNWEGDDIRTLGPVQHMSQAKVHTQNCQESNERYLVLFPHTLLVLSASMRMSGFIYQGRMSLSGMLISRIEDGENLKNAFEISGAQSERMQVACNTQQELQEWLDLLTKHTHTRAALAHKHQSVCHTLPSHPVTPTRHSESRGGSSGHTYHTLPHPASYGTPHGSNPMWGPLEPPSTPKPWSLSCLRPAPPLRPCAALCLKEDMSKSPKNMKKLLPKRKPERKPSEEDFTVRKSTAALEEDAQILKVIEAYCTSAKTRQTLNSTWQGTDLMHNHVLADTSLTNAGFPGSLPCSDQSEDSDYESIWTAQSFRTASFSRSSRKDVQMLFPEEEKIIVEETRSNGQTVVEERSLVDTVYSLKDEVQELKQDNKRMKRTLEEEQRARKEMERVIRRVLKSMDDPTWDETNL; encoded by the exons ATGAATTCAGCCGAGCAGACGGTAACGTGGCTCATCACGCTGGGGGTCCTGGAGTCCCCCAAGAAGAGCATCTCGGACCCAGAGGGTTTCCTCCAGACGTCCCTGCAGGACGGAGCGGTGCTGTGCCGGCTGCTGGAGCGACTCCGACCCGGGACGGTGGACAAA TTCTTCCAGGAGCCGAGGGGCGACAGCGACTGTCAGAGGAACATCGGAGAGTTCATTAAGGGCTGCGGCtctttctgtgtggag CCTTTCGAGGTCAGCGACCTCCTGCAGGGGCTGAACTTCACCAAGGTGCTGAACTGCCTGGTTGCCCTGAACAAAGCTACTGAAG ATTTAGGTGTTTctgaggacagtgtgtgtgtgtcacactccTCAACATCCAGGATCAAGTCATTTGATTCTCTCAACACTCAGAGTCGCTCCTCCAAACTGCATCAGCCTCAGTACCGCAGCCTG GACATGTCGGAGGGCAGTGGGTGTGTCCAGTTGCTGGTCAAGGCGCGCTTCCCCTTCCAGCAGACCAATGAGGACGAGCTCTCTTTCGACAagggtgacatcatcagtgtgttCAGGCAGGAGGATGGGGGCTGGTGGGAAGGCTCGAACAACGGCAAGACCGGATGGTTCCCCAGTAACTATGTGCGGGAGCTGAAAGGAAGTG ATAAAACGTTAGAAAAGCCAAAGTCTGGGACTCTAAAAAGTCCACCCAAGGGTTTCGACACCACGATCATCAGTAAGACGTACTACAACGTG gtCCTGCAGAACATCCTGGAAACAGAGACTGAATACTCCAGAGAACTACAGAGTCTCCTGGGCTCATACCTCCGCTCACTTCACCCCACAGACAG ACTCAGCAGCGTCGACATCGGTCACATTCAAGGAAATCTGGAGGAGATCTCGACCTTCCAGCAGATGTTGGTTCAGTCCTTAGAGGAGCACACAAA ACTCCCAGAGAGCCAGCAGAGGATTGGGGGGTTCTTCCTGAGTCTGATTCCCCAGATGAAGATCCTCTACGTGGCCTATTGCTCCAGCCACCCGTCTGCTGTCAATGTGCTCACACAACACAG TGAGGCGCTCGGGGAGTACATGGAGTCAAAGGGGGCGTCCACTCCAGGGATCCTGACTCTGACCACGAGTCTGAGTAAACCCTTCACCAGACTGCAGAGATACCCCACGCTGCTGAAAGAACTGGACAGACACATGGAG gACCAACACCCTGACAGAGCTGATCTCCATGCTTCAATGGCGGCCTTCAAAACCCTTtca gcTCAGTGTcaggaggtgaggaagaggaaggaccTGGAGTTGCAGATTTTAACGGAGCCAATCAGAAACTGGGAGGGGGATGACATCAGAACCCTCGGCCCCGTCCAGCACATGTCTCAGGCCAAGGTCCACACGCAGAACTGTCAG gagtCAAACGAACGCTACCTTGTCCTCTTCCCTCACACACTGCTCGTTCTATCTGCCAGCATGAGAATGAGTGGATTCATCTATCAG GGGAGGATGTCACTGTCAGGGATGCTCATCTCCAGAATAGAGGACGGAGAAAACCTGAAGAACGCTTTTGAAATATCGG GTGCTCAGAGTGAGCGGATGCAGGTGGCGTGTAACACTCAGCAGGAACTACAGGAATGGCTGGACCTtctcaccaaacacacacacactcgagcCGCACTCGCACACAAGCATCAGTCCGTCTGTCACACA TTGCCGTCCCACCCAGTCACTCCCACCAGACACTCTGAGTCCCGTGGAGGGAGCAGCGGACACACCTACCACACCCTTCCCCATCCCGCCTCATACGGGACACCTCACGGAAGCAACCCAATGTGGGGGCCCCTTGAGCCACCGAGCACCCCCAAACCCTGGAGCCTGAGCTGCCTTCGCCCTGCGCCTCCGCTTCGGCCGTGCGCTGCTCTCTGCCTCAAGGAG GATATGAGCAAAAGTCCTAAAAACATGAAGAAGCTGCTCCCGAAGAGGAAGCCAGAGAGGAAACCTTCAGAAGAGGACTTCACTGTCAGAAAGA GCACCGCAGCTCTAGAGGAGGACGCTCAGATACTGAAAGTGATCGAGGCGTACTGCACCAGCGCCAAGACACGACAGACTCTCAACTCCA CTTGGCAAGGGACTGACCTCATGCACAACCATGTACTCGCTGACACCAGCCTCACCAATGCTGGTTTCCCTGGCAGCCTGCCATGTTCCGACCAATCAGAGGACTCGGATTATGAAAGTATCTGGACAGCCCAAAGTTTTAGGACTGCCTCGTTTTCTC gctccagcaggaaggaCGTTCAAATGTTGTtcccagaggaggagaagatcaTAGTGGAGGAAACCAGGAGCAACGGACAGactgtggtggaggagag GAGTTTGGTGGACACTGTGTACAGCCTCAAGGATGAAGTTCAGGAACTCAAACAG GACAataagaggatgaagaggacgctggaggaggagcagcgagcgaggaaggagatggagagggtCATCAGGAGGGTTCTGAAGAGCATGGACGACCCAACCTGGGACGAGACAAACCTCTGA